The Raphanus sativus cultivar WK10039 chromosome 2, ASM80110v3, whole genome shotgun sequence genome includes a region encoding these proteins:
- the LOC108841954 gene encoding acetylornithine aminotransferase, chloroplastic/mitochondrial: MASLGQITFPRAPSLELSLLRRRSDQPIRTLIGFNGRIVSRQAEVSVKASVSQKVIEEEARVLVGTYARAPVVLSSGKGCKLMDAEGKEYLDCASGIAVNALGHGDPDWLQAVTDQAALLAHVSNVYYTIPQIELAKRLVASSFADRVFFCNSGTEANEAAIKFSRKFQRFTHPEDEEVATGFIAFTNSFHGRTLGALALTSKEQYRTPFEPIMPGVTFLEYGNIQAATDLIRSGKIAAVFVEPIQGEGGVYSATKEFLQSLRSACDAAGSLLVFDEVQCGLGRTGNLWAYETFGVTPDIMTVAKPLAGGLPIGAVLVTEKVAETIKYGDHGSTFAGNPLVCSAAICVFDKVSKPSFLASVSSKGIYFRDLLVKKLGGNLHVKEVRGEGLIIGVELDVPASSYVDACRESGLLILTAGKGNVVRIVPPLIISEEEIERAVEIMSHNLTALD; this comes from the exons ATGGCGTCTCTTGGCCAAATCACGTTCCCGCGTGCGCCGTCATTGGAGCTGAGCCTCCTACGCCGTCGATCTGATCAACCCATCAGAACCCTAATCGGGTTCAACGGCCGGATCGTGAGCAGACAAGCGGAGGTTTCGGTGAAAGCAAGCGTGAGCCAGAAGGTGATTGAAGAGGAGGCGAGAGTTCTCGTGGGAACCTACGCGCGTGCTCCAGTGGTGCTCTCGAGTGGGAAAGGCTGTAAACTGATGGACGCGGAAGGGAAAGAGTATCTTGATTGTGCATCTGGAATCGCTGTGAATGCTCTGGGCCATGGAGATCCTGACTGGCTTCAAGCTGTCACTGACCAAGCTGCTCTTCTTGCACACGTCAGCAATGTCTATTACACCATTCCTCAG ATAGAACTAGCAAAACGCCTCGTGGCAAGTTCTTTCGCGGACCGTGTATTCTTCTGTAACTCTGGAACCGAAGCCAACGAAGCAGCCATCAAGTTTTCTAGAAAGTTCCAGAGATTCACCCACCCTGAAGACGAGGAAGTCGCCACAGGCTTCATCGCCTTTACGAATAGTTTCCATGGGAGAACCTTAGGAGCTCTTGCCTTGACAAGCAAAGAACAGTACAGAACTCCTTTCGAACCCATCATGCCTGGCGTCACATTCTTGGAGTACGGTAACATTCAAGCCGCCACAGATCTTATCCGCTCGGGTAAAATAGCTGCAGTGTTTGTGGAGCCTATACAAGGAGAAGGTGGGGTTTACTCTGCCACAAAAGAGTTTCTTCAGTCTCTTCGCTCTGCTTGTGATGCTGCTGGATCTCTTCTCGTCTTCGATGAG GTTCAGTGTGGTTTGGGTCGGACTGGTAATCTATGGGCATATGAAACATTTGGTGTAACACCTGACATAATGACGGTTGCAAAGCCTTTAGCCGGTGGTTTACCAATTGGAGCGGTGCTTGTAACTGAAAAAGTTGCTGAGACCATCAAATATGGAGATCATGGTAGCACATTTGCAGGGAACCCTCTTGTGTGCAGTGCAGCCATCTGTGTTTTTGATAAAGTATCTAAACCCTCTTTCTTGGCCAGTGTCTCGAGCAAAGGTATATACTTTAGGGATCTGTTGGTTAAGAAGTTAGGAGGAAACTTGCACGTGAAGGAAGTGAGAGGAGAAGGGCTTATCATTGGAGTGGAGCTTGATGTGCCGGCAAGCTCATATGTGGATGCTTGTCGTGAATCTGGTCTTCTGATCTTGACGGCAGGGAAAGGGAATGTCGTCAGGATTGTTCCGCCGTTGATTATATCGGAGGAGGAAATAGAACGTGCGGTTGAGATTATGTCCCACAATTTAACTGCGCTTGACTGA
- the LOC108841956 gene encoding uncharacterized protein LOC108841956, with product MFGENWTRVAMSDDSLVADALLLLRHSEPKPPPKKVDASPIKLKWSVRQRRSKKGDQTRASPTTPLSLSGATSLSGCGGGGATTVEGFEESSAAVKTSETFRSKVFQTSAIPTTLFKRSRKKKTLAELKHEEVMLLKESNGLKNELASMRELVEQQRARNNALKKMKAESQSALSCKLEQGSSFLLPDLNMPLDTDTSP from the exons ATGTTCGGCGAAAACTGGACTCGAGTGGCCATGTCCGACGACTCGTTGGTAGCGGACGCGCTGCTCCTGCTCCGCCACTCGGAACCAAAACCACCGCCGAAGAAAGTCGACGCATCTCCCATCAAGCTGAAATGGAGCGTGCGACAACGGAGATCGAAGAAAGGAGACCAAACGCGAGCCAGCCCCACAACTCCTCTTTCCTTGAGCGGTGCCACGTCTCTCAGCGGCTGCGGCGGCGGTGGTGCTACCACCGTGGAAGGTTTTGAGGAGTCCAGCGCCGCCGTCAAAACCTCTGAGACCTTTAGATCTAAG GTTTTTCAAACGAGTGCAATACCAACAACTCTGTTCAAGAGATCAAGGAAGAAAAAG ACTTTGGCGGAGCTTAAACATGAAGAAGTCATGCTCTTGAAGGAAAGCAATGGCCTGAAAAAT GAATTAGCAAGTATGCGCGAGTTGGTCGAGCAACAAAGAGCAAGAAACAATGCTTTAAAGAAAATGAAG GCTGAATCACAATCCGCCTTGTCCTGCAAACTCGAGCAAGGCTCCTCCTTCTTGCTCCCTGATCTAAACATGCCACTAGATACCGACACGAGCCCATGA
- the LOC108843073 gene encoding protein RAE1-like isoform X1, which yields MATFGATANTNPNKSFEVTPSPADSISSLTFSPRADILVATSWDNQVRCWEISRSGNNLASAPKASISHDQPVLCSAWKDDGTAVFSGGCDKQAKMWPLLSGGQPVTVAMHDAPIVDMGWIPGMNLLVTGSWDKTLRYWDTRQQTPVHTQQLPDKCYSLSVKHPLMVVATADRNLIVYNLQNPQTEFKRVVSPLKYQTRCVTAFPDQQGFLVGSIEGRVGVHHLDDSQQNKNFTFKCHRDGNEIYSVNSLNFHPVQGTFATAGSDGAFNFWDKDSKQRLKAMSRCSQPITCSSFNHDGSIFAYASCYDWSKGAENHNPATAKSSIFLHMPQESEVKAKPRVATGRK from the exons ATGGCTACCTTCGGTGCGACGGCTAATACTAATCCCAACAAATCCTTTGAG GTTACTCCGTCACCAGCAGATTCAATCAGCAGCTTGACCTTTAGCCCCAGAGCCGATATCCTTGTCGCCACTTCTTGGGACAATCAGGTGAGGTGTTGGGAGATATCCCGTAGTGGGAACAATCTAGCAAGTGCTCCTAAAGCATCCATATCCCATGATCAGCCCGTCTTGTGTTCCgcttggaaagatgatggaaccgctgtctttagtggtggttgTGATAAGCAAGCCAAAATGTGGCCCTTGTTGTCTGGTGGTCAACCTGTTACTGTTGCTATGCACGATGCTCCTATTGTTGACATGGGCTGGATCCCTGGGATGAATCTCCTCGTTACTGGAAGCTGGGATAAGACTTTGAG gTATTGGGATACAAGGCAGCAAACACCTGTGCATACCCAACAGCTTCCAGATAAATGCTATTCTTTGTCTGTGAAACACCCTCTCATGGTTGTCGCAACTGCTGATAGGAATCTCATTGTCTACAACTTGCAAAATCCTCAG ACTGAGTTCAAGAGAGTGGTGTCCCCACTCAAGTACCAGACGAGGTGTGTTACTGCCTTCCCTGATCAGCAAGGATTTTTG GTTGGTTCAATTGAGGGGCGGGTTGGTGTGCATCATCTGGATGATTCTCAACAGAACAAGAACTTCACATTCAAATGCCACAGAGATGGGAATGAGATCTATTCTGTCAACTCTCTCAACTTCCACCCG GTACAAGGAACTTTTGCTACTGCTGGCTCAGATGGGGCTTTCAATTTCTGGGACAAGGATAGCAAACAAAGACTCAAG GCAATGTCAAGGTGCAGTCAGCCAATTACTTGCAGTTCGTTTAACCACGATGGGTCGATATTTGCATATGCG TCGTGCTATGACTGGAGCAAAGGTGCAGAGAATCACAACCCGGCAACTGCTAAAAGCAGCATCTTCTTGCACATGCCTCAGGAAAGTGAGGTCAAGGCGAAGCCAAGAGTAGCAACCGGCAGAAAATGA
- the LOC108841953 gene encoding LOW QUALITY PROTEIN: probable WRKY transcription factor 64 (The sequence of the model RefSeq protein was modified relative to this genomic sequence to represent the inferred CDS: inserted 1 base in 1 codon) yields MFQGADXAVEALLRGQESANLLKTMLEHQRTSSVSIEPLFDTLLDSFSFALSLFTSSNTQPHRDSSQSKSTPVTARKSPKKNSNEEECLEHYRDDSPTPLHNDCFTWRKYGQKKIKTSSHQRCYYRCAYAKDRNCNATKRVQQIQDTPSVYRTTYVEKHVCEVTSFPEPNDDIANGSKMIRFDTFDQAMPDAVIMPELVQVEQEAITIEEDTDQIMNLEFDINELLVDDDDQLWAYQFPPFSPGDLMFLDDLSEFDYNPFHV; encoded by the exons ATGTTTCAAGGCGCTG AAGCAGTCGAGGCGCTGCTTCGTGGCCAAGAAAGCGCCAATCTCTTAAAGACGATGCTCGAACACCAGAGGACAAGCTCAGTTTCAATCGAGCCTCTCTTCGATACCCTTCTTGATTCCTTCTCCtttgctctctctctttttacATCTTCTAACACTCAGCCACACCGTGACTCTTCTCAGAGCAAATCAACCCCCGTGACGGCCCGAAAATCTCCCAAGAA AAACAGCAATGAAGAAGAATGTTTAGAGCACTACAGAGATGATTCACCAACTCCGCTTCACAACGATTGTTTTACTTGGAGGAAGTACGgccaaaagaaaatcaaaacgtCTTCCCACCAAAG GTGTTACTATCGTTGTGCCTATGCCAAAGACCGAAACTGCAACGCTACGAAGCGGGTGCAACAGATCCAAGACACTCCTTCCGTTTACAGGACAACTTATGTCGAAAAACACGTCTGTGAAGTTACTTCTTTTCCGGAGCCTAACGACGATATTGCAAACGGTTCCAAGATGATTCGGTTCGACACATTCGACCAAGCCATGCCTGACGCTGTTATTATGCCTGAGCTCGTTCAAGTAGAACAAGAAGCAATTACCATCGAAGAAGACACGGACCAAATCATGAACCTAGAATTTGACATTAACGAGCTTTTGGTGGATGATGATGACCAGTTATGGGCGTATCAGTTTCCTCCGTTTTCTCCTGGAGATCTCATGTTCCTGGACGATCTTTCTGAGTTTGATTACAATCCTTTCCACGTTTGA
- the LOC108841957 gene encoding probable 37S ribosomal protein S28, mitochondrial, with protein sequence MALHLARRKQRLHSNPSLIHLFSTTSTSSSPQDGDEQPPSDSKISSYFSGIKSSLKQQDGRRQLAGFDPKGQTFTPGGEDARRNLNEFRRRSASPPPARGLQDLYKQTVLSKPKLESSSFESLKQNLRQMRSPQEATRSSIQGITKTKHSEGLPVSVFGEELEERRRRKGDETEEEEMKSEFLKRYDTEELGERLREYRPEGKREEGWFSLRELNQRLVKLREVEEEKAVGTRRMRGGFQFDDLRSGIQEKKEAEDARKSLALQNVDLFSVFSDTSKYLLEPPKEELVQTYFHPDNMSSAEKMKTELAKVREEFKMSESDCGSARVQVAQLTTKIKHLSSVLHKKDKHSRKGLIAMVHRRKKLLKYMRRTDWDSYCLSLSKLGLRDNPDYKF encoded by the exons ATGGCGCTTCATCTCGCCAGACGCAAACAAAGACTACACTCCAACCCATCTCTGATTCATCTcttctccaccacctccacctcctCATCTCCCCAAGACGGCGACGAACAACCACCGTCCGATTCCAAAATCTCCTCCTACTTCAGCGGCATTAAGAGCAGCCTCAAACAACAAGACGGGAGGAGACAGCTCGCCGGATTCGATCCCAAAGGTCAAACCTTTACCCCCGGCGGCGAGGATGCGAGGCGCAATCTCAACGAGTTCCGACGCCGATCGGCGTCTCCTCCGCCGGCGAGGGGGTTGCAGGATCTCTACAAGCAGACCGTGCTCTCGAAACCCAAACTCGAAAGCTCGTCTTTTGAGAGCCTAAAGCAGAACTTAAGGCAGATGAGGTCGCCGCAAGAGGCGACGAGATCAAGCATTCAAGGGATTACGAAGACGAAACACAGTGAGGGGTTGCCTGTTTCGGTGTTTGGTGAGGAGCTtgaagagaggaggaggaggaagggaGATgagacggaggaggaggagatgaagTCTGAGTTTTTAAAGAGGTACGACACTGAAGAGCTGGGGGAGAGGCTTAGAGAGTATAGACCAGAAGGGAAGAGAGAGGAAGGTTGGTTCTCGTTGCGGGAGCTGAACCAGAGGCTTGTGAAGCTGAGAGAGGTGGAAGAGGAGAAAGCAGTGGGGACGAGGAGGATGAGGGGAGGGTTTCAGTTCGATGACTTGAGGTCTGGTAttcaagaaaagaaagaagctgAAGATGCCAGAAAATCACTTGCAC TTCAGAACGTGGATCTTTTCAGCGTTTTCAGTGATACCTCAAAGTATTTGCTGGAGCCTCCCAAAGAGGAGCTTGTTCAAACT TATTTCCACCCGGATAACATGTCATCTGCGGAGAAGATGAAAACTGAGCTTGCAAAGGTCAGGGAAGAGTTCAAGATGTCTGAATCCGATTGTGGTTCTGCACGTGTTCAAG TGGCACAACTGACTACTAAGATCAAGCATCTATCCTCTGTTCTACATAAAAAG GACAAGCATTCGAGGAAGGGACTTATAGCAATGGTGCATAGAAGGAAGAAACTGTTGAAGTATATGAGACGAACGGACTGGGACTCTTACTGCCTTTCGCTCTCAAAACTAGGTCTTCGTGACAACCCTGATTACaagttttaa
- the LOC108841960 gene encoding ribonuclease 3-like protein 1 isoform X1: MEEDQESKRNTSRRRRSVIISLKDIPPLDPSSIPINSSLKPRTMMVPSTYNKVNEVEEGNAISSFSNIQIDPNSTRSVNTTTQETQLLTKPQEEDAKSVSKDESKKGSAKMVLQELCISKRWKPPVYDCCNVDGPCHMRLFTYKVVVEIRDSSGTTVLECFGDPKRKKKAAAEHAAEGALWFLDHAKRNHRQNLHQ; the protein is encoded by the exons atggaggagGATCAGGAATCGAAGCGAaacacatcaagaagaagaagatctgtCATCATCAGCCTCAAAGACATTCCTCCTCTCGATCCTTCTTCTATCCCAATAAACTCCTCTCTg AAGCCAAGGACAATGATGGTGCCAAGTACATATAATAAAGTGAATGAGGTTGAAGAAGGCAATGCCATATCTTCCTTCTCCAACATTCAGATCGATCCTAATAGCACAAGAAGCGTAAACACCACCACACAAGAGACTCAGCTTCTTACTAAACCCCAAGAAGAAGACGCCAAATCAGTATCTAAAG ATGAATCCAAGAAAGGTTCAGCGAAAATGGTGTTACAGGAACTATGTATATCCAAGAGATGGAAGCCTCCGGTTTATGATTGCTGCAATGTTGATGGACCTTGTCACATGAGATT ATTTACATACAAAGTTGTGGTTGAGATTAGAGACTCTTCAGGAACAACTGTTTTGGAATGTTTTGGTGATCCCAAACGTAAGAAGAAAGCTGCCGCTGAGCACGCAGCTGAAGGAGCGCTCTGGTTTCTTGACCATGCAAAGCGAAACCACAGACAAAACCTACATCAATAA
- the LOC108843073 gene encoding protein RAE1-like isoform X2, which yields MATFGATANTNPNKSFEVTPSPADSISSLTFSPRADILVATSWDNQVRCWEISRSGNNLASAPKASISHDQPVLCSAWKDDGTAVFSGGCDKQAKMWPLLSGGQPVTVAMHDAPIVDMGWIPGMNLLVTGSWDKTLRYWDTRQQTPVHTQQLPDKCYSLSVKHPLMVVATADRNLIVYNLQNPQTEFKRVVSPLKYQTRLVQLRGGLVCIIWMILNRTRTSHSNATEMGMRSILSTLSTSTRYKELLLLLAQMGLSISGTRIANKDSRQCQGAVSQLLAVRLTTMGRYLHMRRAMTGAKVQRITTRQLLKAASSCTCLRKVRSRRSQE from the exons ATGGCTACCTTCGGTGCGACGGCTAATACTAATCCCAACAAATCCTTTGAG GTTACTCCGTCACCAGCAGATTCAATCAGCAGCTTGACCTTTAGCCCCAGAGCCGATATCCTTGTCGCCACTTCTTGGGACAATCAGGTGAGGTGTTGGGAGATATCCCGTAGTGGGAACAATCTAGCAAGTGCTCCTAAAGCATCCATATCCCATGATCAGCCCGTCTTGTGTTCCgcttggaaagatgatggaaccgctgtctttagtggtggttgTGATAAGCAAGCCAAAATGTGGCCCTTGTTGTCTGGTGGTCAACCTGTTACTGTTGCTATGCACGATGCTCCTATTGTTGACATGGGCTGGATCCCTGGGATGAATCTCCTCGTTACTGGAAGCTGGGATAAGACTTTGAG gTATTGGGATACAAGGCAGCAAACACCTGTGCATACCCAACAGCTTCCAGATAAATGCTATTCTTTGTCTGTGAAACACCCTCTCATGGTTGTCGCAACTGCTGATAGGAATCTCATTGTCTACAACTTGCAAAATCCTCAG ACTGAGTTCAAGAGAGTGGTGTCCCCACTCAAGTACCAGACGAG GTTGGTTCAATTGAGGGGCGGGTTGGTGTGCATCATCTGGATGATTCTCAACAGAACAAGAACTTCACATTCAAATGCCACAGAGATGGGAATGAGATCTATTCTGTCAACTCTCTCAACTTCCACCCG GTACAAGGAACTTTTGCTACTGCTGGCTCAGATGGGGCTTTCAATTTCTGGGACAAGGATAGCAAACAAAGACTCAAG GCAATGTCAAGGTGCAGTCAGCCAATTACTTGCAGTTCGTTTAACCACGATGGGTCGATATTTGCATATGCG TCGTGCTATGACTGGAGCAAAGGTGCAGAGAATCACAACCCGGCAACTGCTAAAAGCAGCATCTTCTTGCACATGCCTCAGGAAAGTGAGGTCAAGGCGAAGCCAAGAGTAG
- the LOC108841212 gene encoding uncharacterized protein LOC108841212, whose amino-acid sequence MPRTASKPTKKRTKPYTVPSSDTDPVPSASSATKKSSKEKDGKYKLFNKYANTSSGVIDPEGIEKLCSKLKVPHTDIKILMLAWKMKAERQGYFTKTEWRRALKALKFDTIKKLKKALPELELEVRKPLNFADFYAYAFRYCFTDEKQNCVDIETICQLLDMVLGSTFRDQVDHFVDYLKIQNDYKVITMDQWMGFYRFCNEISFPDMTNYSLELAWPLILDNFFEWMREKQA is encoded by the exons ATGCCTCGTACTGCTTCCAAGCCGACGAAGAAACGGACTAAACCTTATACAGTTCCCTCTTCAGACACGGATCCTGTTCCCTCAG CTTCGAGTGCAACTAAAAAGTCGTCCAAAGAGAAGGATGGAAAATATAAACTGTTTAATAAGTATGCTAATACATCTTCTGGTGTCATTGA TCCAGAAGGAATTGAGAAACTTTGCTCCAAATTGAAAGTTCCTCATACTGATATCAAGATCTTGATGCTAGCTTG GAAAATGAAGGCTGAAAGACAAGGTTACTTCACCAAG ACTGAATGGAGGAGAGCACTCAAGGCTTTAAAGTTTGATAcgataaaaaaattgaagaaagcCCTTCCTGAGCTCGAGCTAGAG GTAAGAAAGCCATTGAATTTTGCAGACTTCTACGCTTATGCTTTCCGTTATTGTTTCACAG atgaaaaacaaaattgcGTAGACATTGAGACTATTTGTCAACTCCTAGATATGGTCTTAGGATCAACATTCCGTGACCAGGTTGATCACTTTGTCGACTACCTAAAG ATCCAGAATGATTACAAGGTCATCACCATGGACCAATGGATGGGTTTTTATAGATTCTGCAATGAG ATAAGTTTCCCGGACATGACCAACTACAGTCTAGAACTTGCTTGGCCATTGATTCTTGACAACTTTTTTGAGTGGATGCGCGAAAAACAAGCGTGA
- the LOC108841960 gene encoding ribonuclease 3-like protein 1 isoform X2, which translates to MEEDQESKRNTSRRRRSVIISLKDIPPLDPSSIPINSSLPRTMMVPSTYNKVNEVEEGNAISSFSNIQIDPNSTRSVNTTTQETQLLTKPQEEDAKSVSKDESKKGSAKMVLQELCISKRWKPPVYDCCNVDGPCHMRLFTYKVVVEIRDSSGTTVLECFGDPKRKKKAAAEHAAEGALWFLDHAKRNHRQNLHQ; encoded by the exons atggaggagGATCAGGAATCGAAGCGAaacacatcaagaagaagaagatctgtCATCATCAGCCTCAAAGACATTCCTCCTCTCGATCCTTCTTCTATCCCAATAAACTCCTCTCTg CCAAGGACAATGATGGTGCCAAGTACATATAATAAAGTGAATGAGGTTGAAGAAGGCAATGCCATATCTTCCTTCTCCAACATTCAGATCGATCCTAATAGCACAAGAAGCGTAAACACCACCACACAAGAGACTCAGCTTCTTACTAAACCCCAAGAAGAAGACGCCAAATCAGTATCTAAAG ATGAATCCAAGAAAGGTTCAGCGAAAATGGTGTTACAGGAACTATGTATATCCAAGAGATGGAAGCCTCCGGTTTATGATTGCTGCAATGTTGATGGACCTTGTCACATGAGATT ATTTACATACAAAGTTGTGGTTGAGATTAGAGACTCTTCAGGAACAACTGTTTTGGAATGTTTTGGTGATCCCAAACGTAAGAAGAAAGCTGCCGCTGAGCACGCAGCTGAAGGAGCGCTCTGGTTTCTTGACCATGCAAAGCGAAACCACAGACAAAACCTACATCAATAA
- the LOC108830533 gene encoding nuclear pore complex protein NUP96-like produces the protein MDDRKSEIENWDLDAGIYMSFYLLKSSLEEDADTMLELDSPESRNESCRSFVGRLNESLAVWGDRLPVEARVAYTKMAEEICELLLSGLSVYPDRESQLRCFMTAFKAPLPEDVRSSHLQDAVSLFSLYLSETGNQTSA, from the exons ATGGACGACCGCAAGTCTGAGATTGAAAACTGGGATTTGGATGCTGGGATTTACATGTCGTTTTATTTACTAAAGAGTTCACTGGAAGAAGATGCTGATACAATGCTAGAACTG GATTCCCCTGAAAGTAGAAACGAGTCGTGCAGAAGTTTTGTCGGTCGTTTAAACGAGTCGTTGGCTGTTTGGGGTGATAGATTACCAGTTGAAGCCAG AGTCGCATACACAAAGATGGCAGAGGAAATCTGCGAGTTGCTTCTGTCAGGTCTGAGTGTGTATCCTGATAGAGAGTCACAGCTAAGGTGTTTTATGACAGCTTTCAAAGCTCCATTACCAGAAGATGTAAGATCATCACATCTGCAAGATGCTGTCTCTCTCTTCTCCCTATATCTCTCAGAGACAGGCAACCAAACATCAGCTTAG
- the LOC108841958 gene encoding LOW QUALITY PROTEIN: probable receptor-like protein kinase At1g80640 (The sequence of the model RefSeq protein was modified relative to this genomic sequence to represent the inferred CDS: deleted 2 bases in 1 codon): MFVKHQTRMCLLRHLLLPICLLGFSFFSVVLVSATPQEIPISQASPRTGGAQSPGPPIVKVVIRQDLNKKILIALIVSSTLLCFTVLLLLYLLLWRYRSMNNSFNGIKGKSDSVKTSSVSTKPTVHKVESVTKGTIPVYEYQLLESGTNKFSDGNVLSRGGRGCLYSACLDGKSYVTVKKLDGGGETDIEKQFENEVDWLAKIKHQNIVSLLGFSVYRQTRCIVYEMMQNGSLESQLHGPSQGAGLTWQLRMKIAVDIARGLEYLHEHCHPPVVHRDLKSSNILLDSDFNAKISDFGYATVLMTQNKNLNRPSEYLLDGKVTDKNDVYSFGVILLQLLLGKRSVEKPSTEPESVVTWAVPKLSDRANLPNILDPAIKGTMDLKHLYQVAAVAVLCVQPEPSYRPLITDVLHSLIPLLPLELGGSLRIL; encoded by the exons aTGTTTGTGAAACACCAAACA AGAATGTGTCTCCTTCGTCATCTGCTCTTGCCCATTTGTCTTCTtggcttctccttcttctccgtTGTTTTGGTCTCTGCTACTCCCCAAGAAATCCCTATCTCTCAAGCTTCTCCTAGAACCGGAGGAGCTCAATCCCCAG gaCCTCCCATTGTTAAAGTGGTGATTCGCCAAGACCTGAACAAGAAGATTCTAATCGCTCTTATAGTCTCATCAACACTCCTCTGTTTCACAGTCTTGCTGCTTCTCTACCTCTTGCTATGGAGGTACAGAAGTATGAATAACAGCTTCAATGGTATCAAGGGAAAATCTG ATTCTGTGAAGACTAGTAGTGTATCCACAAAACCGACTGTACACAAGGTTGAGTCTGTCACCAAAGGAACCATCCCTGTCTATGAATACCAGCTGCTGGAGTCTGGAACAAACAAGTTCAGCGATGGTAATGTGTTGAGCAGAGGTGGTCGTGGATGTCTTTATAGCGCTTGTCTTGATGGAAAGTCTTATGTCACCGTGAAGAAGCTTGATGGTGGTGGAGAGACCGACATTGAAAAACAGTTTGAG AATGAGGTAGATTGGTTGGCTAAGATCAAGCATCAGAACATAGTCTCCCTTTTGGGGTTTAGCGTGTACCGCCAAACGAGATGCATTGTGTATGAGATGATGCAGAATGGTTCTTTGGAGAGTCAGCTGCATG GGCCTAGTCAAGGTGCAGGTTTAACTTGGCAGCTTAGGATGAAAATTGCGGTTGATATTGCACG AGGATTAGAGTATCTTCATGAGCATTGCCATCCTCCGGTAGTTCACAGAGATTTGAAATCGTCTAACATCCTTCTTGACTCTGATTTCAACGCAAAG ATATCAGATTTTGGGTATGCCACAGTGTTGATGACTCAGAACAAAAATCTGAACAGACCTTCAGAGTATCTTCTTGATG GCAAAGTAACAGACAAGAATGATGTATACTCATTTGGGGTGATTCTCCTACAACTTCTCCTAGGGAAGAGATCAGTGGAGAAACCATCAACTGAACCAGAATCTGTTGTCACTTGG GCTGTACCAAAGCTGAGTGACAGAGCAAATCTTCCAAACATATTGGACCCTGCAATCAAAGGAACAATGGATTTGAAGCATCTTTATCAGGTAGCAGCGGTGGCAGTGTTGTGTGTGCAGCCAGAGCCAAGTTACAGACCGCTAATAACCGATGTGTTGCACTCACTCATCCCTCTTCTACCACTAGAACTCGGCGGATCATTGCGAATTTTATGA